The Cydia amplana chromosome 11, ilCydAmpl1.1, whole genome shotgun sequence genome includes a region encoding these proteins:
- the LOC134651982 gene encoding uncharacterized protein LOC134651982, which produces MLLFILSITVHLASARFLVSNAVLKVVHGNISLMDDMKLPPPSRRADMENDITFGGHEEMPDFHDFQNEIENLQQWTVELTSTSTSHDLDLKDLDDASKMLTNIKQHLEVAAQEQLETRRQNDELKLPHEVDQMWKDPVKLREWYYMKLCLSFLIHIRFQMDTAIRQKMATNPYPAYRIGYLFSRVMKIKTQMYRLMEEWNTMVNQTAIQNRPNWRTKKHNLLLLLQMYERMLQLDVDAKDAVEMVKFQFFGREQFQTEYNVPPTKPFFK; this is translated from the exons atgttactttttatacTCTCTATTACag TTCACCTAGCCTCAGCCCGTTTTCTCGTAAGCAACGCGGTACTGAAGGTCGTGCATGGCAACATTAGTCTGATGGACGACATGAAGCTGCCGCCGCCGTCGCGGCGAGCCGACATGGAGAACGACATCACGTTCGGTGGGCACGAGGAGATGCCAGACTTCCACGACTTCCAAAATGAGATCGAAAACTTACAGCAATGGA CCGTGGAACTAACCAGCACCAGCACCTCACACGACCTCGACCTAAAAGACCTGGACGACGCCTCAAAAATGCTCACCAACATAAAGCAACACCTGGAAGTGGCCGCTCAAGAGCAGCTGGAGACGAGGAGGCAGAACGACGAGCTGAAACTACCCCACGAGGTTGACCAGATGTGGAAAGATCCGGTGAAGTTGCGGGAGTGGTATTATATGAAGCTGTGCCTGTCGTTTCTGATACATATTCGGTTCCAGATGGACACGGCGATACGACAGAAAAT GGCAACTAACCCGTACCCGGCCTACCGCATCGGCTACCTGTTCAGCCGGGTGATGAAGATCAAGACCCAGATGTACAGGCTCATGGAAGAGTGGAACACGATGGT CAACCAGACGGCGATACAAAACCGTCCAAACTGGCGCACGAAGAAGCACaacctgctgctgctgctgcagaTGTACGAGAGGATGCTGCAGCTGGACGTGGACGCCAAGGATGCCGTGGAGATGGTCAAGTTCCAGTTCTTCGGCCGGGAGCAATTCCAGACGGAATATAATGTGCCTCCGACGAAACCTTTCTTCAAATAG
- the LOC134652056 gene encoding translocon-associated protein subunit alpha-like, translating to TDLQAGFPVEFLVGFINKGSEDYVVETMEASFRYPMDYTYYIQNFTALPYHREVKPLQEATFAYSFIPNEAFAGRPFGLHVQLNYRDASGNYYQVFC from the exons ACAGACCTACAAGCCGGCTTCCCCGTGGAGTTCCTCGTCGGCTTCATCAACAAGGGCTCCGAAGACTATGTGGTTGAGACCATGGAGGCTTCCTTCCGTTACCCGATGGACTACACATACTACATCCAGAACTTCACCGCCCTGCCTTACCACCGCGAG GTGAAGCCCCTGCAAGAAGCAACCTTCGCGTACTCCTTCATCCCCAACGAGGCGTTCGCCGGCCGGCCGTTCGGGCTCCACGTGCAGCTCAACTACAGAGACGCCAGCGGGAACTATTACCAGGTATTTTGTTAG
- the LOC134652147 gene encoding uncharacterized protein LOC134652147, producing the protein MILAVALILLCTINIEGLPADKQTQKIGRTSKNAKTTKNTNTQYPPKNPFNIDKYKIRDRNKNPAGEYETLDILSEEEVDIKESIDVVKKYQLEMNANVTTKTSRKPFHEKYGTFLPVNKNTKPVFKDFLEKYALTTVWDQIDKERILTGKNITRRKEMVSLVKGVDNTDELLSLQVENGRAKLPVQAARRFRAGKHNLDGNMFQFNYMHIHQYIIELMKQAIYQARNRMTFMQDLRNRHRRSGLYKLGFLFAKADQAGKTFSSVSQKSIRMCNMIRQGFAGVYRPYHSYIDIAYALERMETKWFDVDLLSDLIVSNDNMVKHQIFTNTSLKSPRDLASSFDKMFME; encoded by the exons ATGATATTAGCCGTTGCTC TTATTCTTCTGTGTACTATCAACATTGAGGGTCTTCCCGCTGACAAACAAACCCAAAAAATCGGGAGAACTTCAAAAAATGCCAAGACAACCAAGAATACTAATACTCAGTATCCACCAAAGAACCCGTTCAATAttgataaatacaaaataagagATAGAAATAAAAATCCAGCAGGAGAATATGAGACACTTGACATATTGTCTGAAGAAGAAGTGGATATCAAAGAAAGTATAGACGTAGTAAAGAAATACCAACTCGAAATGAATGCTAACGTAACTACTAAGACATCTCGCAAACCCTTCCATGAAAAGTACGGGACATTTCTGCCTGTAAACAAAAATACTAAGCCagtattcaaagattttctgGAAAAATACGCGCTCACAACAGTTTGGGACCAAATAGATAAAGAACGAATATTAACTGGCAAAAACATCACAAGACGTAAAGAAATGGTGTCCCTAGTTAAAGGCGTTGATAACACAGATGAGCTCTTGAGTCTTCAAGTAGAAAACGGCAGAGCCAAGTTGCCAGTACAAGCAGCTCGAAGATTCAGAGCCGGCAAGCATAACCTCGACGGAAACATGTTTCAGTTCAACTACATGCATATACACCAGTACATTATTGAATTGATGAAACAAGCAATATACCAGGCGAGGAACAGGATGACATTTATGCAGGATTTAAGAAACCGGCATAGGAGATCAGGGTTGTACAAATTGGGGTTCCTTTTCGCAAAAGCAGATCAGGCTGGTAAAACGTTTTCCTCTGTGTCGCAGAAGAGTATTCGGATGTGTAACATGATCAGGCAAGGTTTCGCGGGGGTTTACCGTCCATACCACAGCTACATCGACATCGCTTACGCCCTCGAGAGAATGGAGACTAAGTGGTTTGATGTAGACCTGTTGTCAGATCTGATAGTATCCAACGACAACATGGtcaaacatcaaatatttaCAAACACAAGTTTAAAATCTCCCAGGGACCTTGCAAgctcttttgataaaatgtttatggaataa